In Aythya fuligula isolate bAytFul2 chromosome 25, bAytFul2.pri, whole genome shotgun sequence, a single genomic region encodes these proteins:
- the TEAD3 gene encoding transcriptional enhancer factor TEF-5 isoform X1, protein MDKSLDNDAEGVWSPDIEQSFQEALAIYPPCGRRKIILSDEGKMYGRNELIARYIKLRTGKTRTRKQVSSHIQVLARKKVREYQVGIKAMNLDQVSKDKALQSMASMSSAQIVSASVLQNKLSPPPPLPQAVFSAAPRFWSGPIPGQPGPSQDIKPFAQPAYPIQPPMPPSLASYEPLAPLPPAASAVPVWQDRTIASAKLRLLEYSAFMEVPRDAETYSKHLFVHIGQTNPSYSDPLLEAVDIRQIYDKFPEKKGGLKELYERGPQNSFFLVKFWADLNSTIQDGPGTFYGVSSQYSSAENMTITVSTKVCSFGKQVVEKVETEYARLENGRFVYRIHRSPMCEYMINFIHKLKHLPEKYMMNSVLENFTILQVVTNRDTQETLLCIAFVFEVSTSEHGAQHHVYKLVKD, encoded by the exons ATGGACAAGAGTCTGGACAATGATGCCGAGGGGGTGTGGAGTCCGGACATCGAGCAGAGCTTCCAGGAGGCGCTGGCGATCTACCCCCCCTGCGGCCGGCGGAAAATCATCCTCTCGGATGAGGGCAAGATGTACG GTCGCAACGAACTGATCGCCCGCTACATCAAGCTGCGGACGGGGAAGACACGGACGAGGAAGCAG GTGTCCAGCCACATCCAGGTTCTAGCTCGGAAGAAGGTGCGGGAGTACCAGGTTGGCATCAAG GCCATGAACTTG gaccagGTCTCGAAGGAtaaggctctgcagagcatgGCTTCCATGTCCTCGGCGCAGATCGTGTCGGCCAGCGTCCTGCAGAACAAGCTcagccccccccctcctcttcctcaggcCGTCTTCTCTGCTGCCCCCAGG TTTTGGAGTGGGCCGATCCCAGGACAGCCTGGACCCTCTCAGGA CATTAAACCGTTTGCACAACCAGCTTACCCCATCCAGCCACCCATGCCTCCATCACTAGCCA gttaCGAGCCCTTGGCTCCGCTCCCACCAGCCGCCTCGGCCGTGCCGGTCTGGCAGGACCGCACCATCGCCTCCGCCAAGCTCCGGCTCCTCGAGTACTCCGCCTTCATGGAGGTGCCACGGGACGCCGAAACG TACAGCAAACACCTCTTCGTGCACATCGGCCAGACGAACCCCTCGTACAGCGACCCGCTGCTGGAGGCCGTGGACATCCGCCAGATCTACGACAAGTTCCCCGAGAAGAAAGGCGGCCTCAAGGAGCTCTACGAGCGCGGCCCCCAGAACTCCTTCTTCCTCGTCAAGTTTTGG GCGGATCTGAACAGCACCATCCAGGACGGGCCGGGGACTTTCTACGGTGTGAGCAGCCAGTACAGCAGCGCGGAGAACATGACCATCACGGTCTCCACCAAGGTGTGCTCCTTCGGGAAGCAGGTCGTGGAGAAGGTGGAG ACGGAGTACGCGCGGCTGGAGAACGGGCGGTTCGTCTACCGCATCCACCGGTCCCCCATGTGCGAGTACATGATCAACTTCATCCACAAACTCAAGCACCTCCCGGAGAAGTACATGATGAACAGCGTCCTGGAGAATTTCACCATCCTGCAG GTTGTTACGAACAGGGATACCCAGGAAACCTTGCTCTGCATAGCCTTTGTTTTCGAGGTCTCCACCAGCGAGCACGGCGCCCAGCACCACGTGTACAAGTTGGTGAAGGACTAG
- the TEAD3 gene encoding transcriptional enhancer factor TEF-5 isoform X2 produces MDKSLDNDAEGVWSPDIEQSFQEALAIYPPCGRRKIILSDEGKMYGRNELIARYIKLRTGKTRTRKQVSSHIQVLARKKVREYQVGIKVSSHLQVLARRKSREIQSKLKAMNLDQVSKDKALQSMASMSSAQIVSASVLQNKLSPPPPLPQAVFSAAPRFWSGPIPGQPGPSQDIKPFAQPAYPIQPPMPPSLASYEPLAPLPPAASAVPVWQDRTIASAKLRLLEYSAFMEVPRDAETYSKHLFVHIGQTNPSYSDPLLEAVDIRQIYDKFPEKKGGLKELYERGPQNSFFLVKFWADLNSTIQDGPGTFYGVSSQYSSAENMTITVSTKVCSFGKQVVEKVETEYARLENGRFVYRIHRSPMCEYMINFIHKLKHLPEKYMMNSVLENFTILQVVTNRDTQETLLCIAFVFEVSTSEHGAQHHVYKLVKD; encoded by the exons ATGGACAAGAGTCTGGACAATGATGCCGAGGGGGTGTGGAGTCCGGACATCGAGCAGAGCTTCCAGGAGGCGCTGGCGATCTACCCCCCCTGCGGCCGGCGGAAAATCATCCTCTCGGATGAGGGCAAGATGTACG GTCGCAACGAACTGATCGCCCGCTACATCAAGCTGCGGACGGGGAAGACACGGACGAGGAAGCAG GTGTCCAGCCACATCCAGGTTCTAGCTCGGAAGAAGGTGCGGGAGTACCAGGTTGGCATCAAG GTCTCTAGCCACTTGCAGGTTCTTGCCCGGCGGAAATCTCGGGAGATTCAGTCCAAGCTGAAG GCCATGAACTTG gaccagGTCTCGAAGGAtaaggctctgcagagcatgGCTTCCATGTCCTCGGCGCAGATCGTGTCGGCCAGCGTCCTGCAGAACAAGCTcagccccccccctcctcttcctcaggcCGTCTTCTCTGCTGCCCCCAGG TTTTGGAGTGGGCCGATCCCAGGACAGCCTGGACCCTCTCAGGA CATTAAACCGTTTGCACAACCAGCTTACCCCATCCAGCCACCCATGCCTCCATCACTAGCCA gttaCGAGCCCTTGGCTCCGCTCCCACCAGCCGCCTCGGCCGTGCCGGTCTGGCAGGACCGCACCATCGCCTCCGCCAAGCTCCGGCTCCTCGAGTACTCCGCCTTCATGGAGGTGCCACGGGACGCCGAAACG TACAGCAAACACCTCTTCGTGCACATCGGCCAGACGAACCCCTCGTACAGCGACCCGCTGCTGGAGGCCGTGGACATCCGCCAGATCTACGACAAGTTCCCCGAGAAGAAAGGCGGCCTCAAGGAGCTCTACGAGCGCGGCCCCCAGAACTCCTTCTTCCTCGTCAAGTTTTGG GCGGATCTGAACAGCACCATCCAGGACGGGCCGGGGACTTTCTACGGTGTGAGCAGCCAGTACAGCAGCGCGGAGAACATGACCATCACGGTCTCCACCAAGGTGTGCTCCTTCGGGAAGCAGGTCGTGGAGAAGGTGGAG ACGGAGTACGCGCGGCTGGAGAACGGGCGGTTCGTCTACCGCATCCACCGGTCCCCCATGTGCGAGTACATGATCAACTTCATCCACAAACTCAAGCACCTCCCGGAGAAGTACATGATGAACAGCGTCCTGGAGAATTTCACCATCCTGCAG GTTGTTACGAACAGGGATACCCAGGAAACCTTGCTCTGCATAGCCTTTGTTTTCGAGGTCTCCACCAGCGAGCACGGCGCCCAGCACCACGTGTACAAGTTGGTGAAGGACTAG